From the Anopheles merus strain MAF chromosome 2L, AmerM5.1, whole genome shotgun sequence genome, the window TTGCTCTGGACGGGGTGAGTTTCTTTTAACACGATAGCGATAGCGTTGTTGCCTTGTTGTTTGTCACTGAACGATTGATTTCATTCTTCAGGAGCGGTCATGATTTATACTCTCACATCCAGGTAGCTTGGATGCTTATAGTTGCCTGGAGTTGTTATTATGCCGTTAAGCACGGTTTGTTACCTTGAGGTCTATTTTGCCTcttgaaaagaacaacaacgAGAGAAGGCGTTCCAAACAATTAGAACCTTACCTGTTTCTGACCAATTGGTCTGTGTTTACGGGTGTCAAAAGCAACTCCCAACATTTCAGATTATATTGCTGATTTAAGGCCAAAAAACCCACTAAATTCAGGACAATTTCTTTCTCactgtgtgtggtgttgtaaGTGTGGCAATCGTGTCTAAATTTACAGTTCAAATCATGCCTTTCGAACAGTTTGATAGTCTATTAGTCAGTCAGTCCAGAACCGTCTTGAAAGAAAACTCCAACACATTTCGCTTAGGTTTCAGAGTTACTTTCGTTTATTGAAATTCGTTGCTGTGGGAGCGTTTTGGGTGTTCTATTCTAGTAAGGGGGTGAATGGGGTGTGAAGGTCAGGTGTGTCTCAGGTGTAGCTCATGTAGCTCTGCAGCTATTGTGGTAGCTCTGGCACAGATACGCCAGATGGGCAGAAGGTCACTCCTAACCGATCACCACCGTCGGTAAGTAGAGCTCATATAGAGCCTTACCAGGGGTCGACTTTTTCCTGCACCATTTAGGGAAAgtttggaacaaaaaaaaatagaagataCAGGAAATAGTAATCGAgctaataattttaaaagcattttttttaattcaatcaagCATATTAGAATCTCAAAAAGCGAAAATAACGCAGCAAACTAAAAAGCGgtagcacacaaaaaactccaCCCTGTACCCGTTTCGTTGAGAAAGCGGCGGTACCAAATTACAGTTACCCTTTGGGCAAGAACGGGGTAAACTTTCACCGGGTCAGGGTggcttgttttgttgctgttgttgtcagGTTACATAGTtgcagcgcgcgcgcgcgaaccAGGGCGTGTTCATGTTCACCCCTTTGTGTTCGACTGCAGTTAATAAGCAAGTAAGGCCTACTTAGCGTAAAAAGGTAGCAAAAGGTTTGTtgggtagaaaaaaaataaaaataattccattgaaacaaaacaaaacacgatttttcaaaCATCAGGCTACTATGATACATACACACTCGCAAACATATGACTTAACTCTGTAACGTGTATGCGCCAAAGGTGgcccacacgcacacgcaaagGGCATTAGAGCAAATTGGCACTGCCCTGTGGGTCGGCTGGTGGGTTCGAGGTACAAGGCAAAGCGAGGGGGGGTGGGAGAAGGAATGCAGGGCCTGCATTTCGAACATTTTTCAAGGCACACTGCAACAGTGTTTTACAGCAAACTTCGAAAGAGAACCTTCCAAGGATCGGGTTTTTTTGGGGACAGGGTTTCGGGGCAACAAGCTTTCGTTTTCGTTCGAGTCTCTCTGTGTGTTGCTGTGGTGCGCGTTAAGGTTCACGTTCgttttcattgtttgttcatatttttttgtctttttttataCTTTCTAAAGGCTCGTTCAGTGAGAAGGGTTAAACAAAACGGGacatatttttttcgtttttttttttcagcgtttttttaatataaaatttaCAAAGTGCATTTCGTAAGCTAAGCAAGCGGAagcatttttattgcaaaacggGATGTTATTAgtttttcatttgttaaaaaaaaactaactaagCCAACGATAGAAAGGTAAAAGTATCAAATTTGgagaggttttgtttttgctcttctGGTTTTGGTTTGGTAGAAGCAGGATAGGAAACGCATTGGTTTTAGAGGATCTTGCGGTACTTTCTGTTAGTGTATGCCTTCGAGTGGCAGTTGTACGACTTGATCTGATTACTTAGCGTGTACATAAGCTTCTTGTCGTCCTTCTTGTGGCTGATGCTGGTGTAGTTGTACGCATCGTTGATGTCACGAGTGGCGCTAGATAAGGGGTGGAAAGaaaagaaggggaaaaaaggttaaaaataAAGAGAGGCAGAGAAGATGTTTTTACAAATTCATATTTCATTGGGCTAGAACCACTTGAACGTAAGTGCTAGCTAGAGATTACTTACGTCTTCTGCGTTCTCAGGACACGCTCGGCCCAGGTCTGGGGGCGAGGGATCTCCGAGGCAACGCCCCGTGATCGTCGGTCCAGATAGTCGATGACGTCATCGTAGTAGTTTACGCGGTAGTCGTACATGTAGTTGTACTGCAAGAATTGTGGGCTATCGCAAGTAGAGGAAAGGGAAGCTTTATGATCAATATGGGGGAATTAGGAAgattgaatttttttaaataggcCCTTAACAGGGGTTAAAAAAGTCTAAGAAGCATTCATTAAGCATTtggcgcctaaagttatgtaACACGCATTACTTTTAGAAATTAAATCAAGCAATAGAGACTGTTTTTAGCCAATTGAAGTGAGAACTTTTATCTTTGCTCAGCAAATCTTCCTCAAAATGTAATCATCTTGAATGGTTCGCCCCACTTTCGCATTACTTACCGAACCCAGTGCTTGTAGAGCGGCATCTTGCGACGGTTGAAGTCATCGACGATGTTCAGCGGCTTTGCGCCCGGCTTGTTCTTCACGATCACACCAGTGGAGGCAGCACCATCATCCATGGTTGGGCCGGTTTATTTGATAAAAGAAGCGGGAAAGTGTACctgcaaccaaaaaaaaaacaccagacCAGTTTGCCAAAAAAGAAATGGCACGGACCCGAAACGTTAAACAAAGCACAAAGCACTTGTGGGCGGTGATCGATGGGGGGAGACGAATGTTCTTGAATTTTCCTTTTCTAAACTATAAACACGCTAACAATAcacgaaacacaaacacacatgcacagaaGAAACACTCGCTGAGGGCTTTAATGTCGGCCGCGATTAAAATTAGACATCATTTACAATTGGCTGGCTAAGCGTAACGATCTAGTAGGCAAGGTGCGCACTTTTTGCCTGTTTTTCTGTTGGCATCGGTTTTTATCCGATCGATAGTAGTGCAACAGTGCAACGATCGGCACACGATACATACACACCAAACAAGCAGACTTGTCTTCTTTTCACTAGaggtttcgctttttttattgtagaaAATCATTCTCTTTGCCTGTCGATCTTTTTCTGGATTGACTCAGCGCATCTGGTGCGTCTGTTACGCGCGCAAACCGTTGCGCGACATTTGCGCGATCTAACAACGCAGTCAAAGTAGGCGGAAGTCTCCATAGCTCTGCTGCTCTGTCAAAAGGGGTTCAAAGAGCAGTCGGCGATCGTTCCGACGGCGATGATTTGTGGCAATACTGTTGGTGATGATCGTGACAGTTTTTCCGTCGGTTGCCCCACCTCTGCCAGATGGCGTGTGGTTGACGAGTGATTTATGTGCAGTGTCGTTGATGGGAGGCTATTTCTTGTTTGGCAGTCCACAACACAACTCGCAGGTTGACATTGTAGTGAAGGGTTGTATCTAGTCCTTGTTTTTAAGCCTCTTGTACGATCATTATTTATcctcaaaaataaaaatggaacaacATTTTCCTTGATGGAAGCAATTTTTCCATCTCGCCGCTGCGATCATCGATCGATGTGCGTAATTAATCGACCATTCAGCATTCCTTCTAACTGCTTGAGCATGTGCTAACGAGCAAGCCCAATTTATAAGCGGCTCGGAAGAGAATAATAAATTATCTTCACACAGCGAGTCGATAAAGGCCAAATTTAGCACGGCATGCACGATCCATTCGTGGCGCGACGTGGAGAACACggccaaacaaacaatttgcgttggtctctctctctctctctctctctctctctctctctctctctttctctctcccgcCTTGCGAAACAAGCATTGAAAGCATGCCAGCCAGGGGTGGaatattccatttttttcctctttcaaAAAGAAATGATGTAAGAATAGACAACTAAGCGTACGAATTATTGGAACTgtttcaaaaatgaacatgtaTCAAGGAGACAGATTTCTGAAGTACATGTCCTTTTGTGGTCACAGGCAAATGGAGGGAGTAACACAAAACTTAGTACAACATGAACAACTGCAAACAATTATTGAAACAATGGTCCAAACAAGTTCACAGTCTTATTGTCTTTTTTTCAcgtttaaattaataaaaaaaacactcaacaaacaaacactaaaTTGTTCGAAAGCACTTGGAAGAGGCAAACAACACTCACGAACCCCTCCGTACCTGTTTG encodes:
- the LOC121592119 gene encoding flightin isoform X2, which produces MDDGAASTGVIVKNKPGAKPLNIVDDFNRRKMPLYKHWVRPQFLQYNYMYDYRVNYYDDVIDYLDRRSRGVASEIPRPQTWAERVLRTQKTATRDINDAYNYTSISHKKDDKKLMYTLRKSRPLVRLYMSSTYRRW
- the LOC121592119 gene encoding flightin isoform X1 codes for the protein MDDGAASTGVIVKNKPGAKPLNIVDDFNRRKMPLYKHWVRPQFLQYNYMYDYRVNYYDDVIDYLDRRSRGVASEIPRPQTWAERVLRTQKTATRDINDAYNYTSISHKKDDKKLMYTLSNQIKSYNCHSKAYTNRKYRKIL